TCTCACGAAGCCTGCGTATTATGAACGGCTGATAAAGCTCAAGTGCAATCTTCTTAGGCAGTCCGCACTGATTCAGTTTAAGCCACGGGCCAACCACAATAACAGAACGGGCAGAATAATCCACACGCTTTCCGAGAAGGTTCTCACGGAAACGCCCCTGCTTGCCTTTGATCATGTCAGTAAGCGATTTAAGGGCTCTGCTGTTGCTGCCCACTACCGGCCTTCTGCACCTGTTGTTGTCGAGCAGTGCATCCACGGCCTGCTGAAGCATACGCTTCTCGTTGCGAATAATAACTTCAGGAGCGTTTAAATCCATCAGCTTGGCGAGCCTGTTGTTTCTGTTGATGATTCGCCTGTACAGATCGTTCAAATCGCTTGTTGCGAAGTTTCCGCTCTCAAGCATCACCAGCGGCCTTAAGTCCGGCGGGATAACAGGCAGAACTTTCATAATCATATTGCGCGGGTCGTTGCCGCTCTCACGCAGGGCGTTTACAGTTTTGAGCCTCTTGCTGAGTTCATTTATCTTCTGCTTGCTTCCTGTGCTGTTTATCTGTTCGTGAAGCTCAACGCTTAGAAGCTCGAGGTCGAGTTTGTCAACAAGCTCTTCCACTGCTTCTGCCCCCATCGAGGCTCTGAATTCTCTACCGTATTTGCTGACTGCATCGCGGTATTCCTCTTCGCTGAGCAGCTGGTTTTCCTCAAGGGGTGTTTCCCCGGGATCGATCACTACATAGTCCTGAAAGTAAACGATTTTCTCGAGGTCGCTCGTTTTGAAGCCCAGAAGCGTACTGAGCCTGCTGGGCATAGCCTTAAAGAACCATATATGCACAACGGGAGCAGCGAGGGTGATATGCCCCATGCGTTTTCTTCTAACACGGCTCGGGGCCACTTTAACACCGCAGCGTTCGCAGATAATTCCCTTAAATTTGGTGCCCTTGTGTCTGCCGCAGGCACATTCGTAATCCCTTTCCGGACCGAATATCCTCTCACAGAACAGACCTTCCTTCTCAGCACGATATGTTCTGTAGTTAATCGTCTCAGGCTTTTTAACTTCCCCGAAAGACCAGCTCCTGATATCATCAGGGCTGGCAAGGGTAATCTTTACTGAGTCGAAATTGTTAATTTTTTCAAAACCAGGTTCTATCATTTCCCAGTAGCTCCTTTACTAAGAGGGCTCAAAGATTTCACACCTAAAACGGCGAATTGTCTTTTTTGGTTCTTTCAAGTCTCATATTCAGGCCAAGACCCTTAATCTCATTACAGAGAACTTCAAACGAAACAGGCGTACCGGCCTGAAGAGAATTATTGCCCTTCACCATAGATTCGTATATCTTGCTGCGGCCTTCAATATCATCGCTCTTAACAGTAAGAATTTCCTGCAGAAGGTATGCAGCTCCATAGCCTTCAAGCGCCCATACTTCCATCTCACCGAAACGCTGACCGCCTGCCCTGGCTTTACCGCCGAGAGGCTGCTGAGTGATGAGGCTGTATGGTCCGGTGCTCCTTGCGTGCAGCTTATCATCAACAAGGTGGTGCAGTTTGAGCATATACATATACCCAACCGTGCCTCTCTGCTCAAACGGCTCACCAGTACGGCCGTCGTAAAGCTGATTCTTTAGGGTATCAGGCACAACCGAGAGAAGCTGGTCTTTCGGAGGCGGTGTTTTTGTTTTCTCGCATTCGTCTCGAACATTTTTCACGTGCTCGTTTGCCTGCATTGTAAGCTCGAATATTTCCTCTTCGGTTGCCCCGTCAAACACAGGGGTTATGCCGTCGAATCCGAGAACTTTAGCCGCCCAGCCCAGATGCGTTTCGAGAATTTGGCCAACATTCATACGTGAAGGCACGCCGAGAGGGTTGAGCAGGATGTCAACCGGAGTTCCGTCATCAAGGAACGGCATATCTTCTTCCGGCATAATCCTTGCGATAATCCCCTTATTACCATGGCGGCCTGCCATCTTATCACCCACAGAGAGCGGACGTTTCATAGCTACGTAGATCTTCACCTTCTCGAGCACACCGTTGGGCAACTCATCGCCCCGCTTCATATGCTCGGTAACTCTCTCGAGCTCCTGACCGATCTCAACAATCTGCGGCCAGTACATATCTACGATTTCCTGGAATTTCTTCTTTTTATTGCTCTGCTTGAGCCAGCTTGGAGAGAAACTCTCAATCTGCTCAGCGATCACATCATCATCCTTGCTCACCCCTGCCTTCTGAAGGGTGTCCGGATCGATAACATCAACCTCGCCCAGCTCGCTGTAAACAGTTTCCATCATATTTCTGAAAAGACGAATCTGCTTTCCGAGAGATTCTTTTCTGAGCTTTTCGATTTTTTCGTTAAGCTCTTTCTTTTCCGCTTCGTTGGTTGCTGTGTATCTGCGGAAATGCTTTGTGCCTATTATTACCCCTTCGTGGCCGCTGGGCATAACAAGCGAATCATTTTTCACATCTTCGCCAGCCCTGCCGAAAATGGCATGCAGGAGCTTCTCTTCAGGCGTAAGCTCAGTTTTGCTCTTCGGAGACACCTTGCCCACGAGTATATCGCCCGGGCCAACCCGAGTTCCCTCGCAGATCACGCCGCGGGCATCAAGATTCCGGAGCATCTTCTCGCCCACATTCGGGATATCTCTTGTAAACTCTTCTCGTCCAAGCTTGGTTTCGCGAACCTCTACCTCGAACTCATCTATATGAACACTTGTGAAAGTGTCTTCCTTAACCACCTTCTGGCTTATAAGAATAGCGTCCTCGAAGTTGTATCCGTCGAAAGGCATAAATGCAACGAGAAGGTTCTTTCCAATAGAAAGCGTACCGTTGCATGTTCCTCCGCCGTCTGCAATAATCTGCCCTTGTTCAACCTTATCGCCAAGGATTACAGTAGGCTTCTGGTTAAGGCAGGTTCTTTCATTGAGGCCGCGGTATTTGCGAAGGTGATATTCGTCCCTGTCGTCAACTACAATCTTCGTAGCATCAACTGCGGTAACCGTGCCGCTGCGGCGGGCTTTAACAACCATTGGGGTGTTCTTGGGAACTTCATATTCCATGCCCGTTCCCACAAATGGCGCTTCTGTTTTGAGCAGCGGAACCGCCTGCCTCATCATATTCGAGCCCATAAGAGCCCTGTTGGCATCGTCGTGATCGAGGAATGGGATAAGCGAAGCTGAAATACCCACAGTTTGCTGTGAAGAAACATCAAGATACTCAACTTCTTTGCTGTCTATCTGAGTGAGTTCGCCCTTCTCACGTGCGAGCACCGGGCCTGACCTGAGCTTCTTCTGGTCTTTCAAATCTAAAGCTGCCGGCGGCGCACATACCACATCATCTTCATTATCCGCACGCATTGTAGCAACCTCGCCGGTGAGCTTGCGGTTCTTAACCTTCATATAAGGCGTCATCAGGAAGCCGTATTCATCAAGGCTCGAGTAAACACCGAGTGAGGAAATCAGCCCGATATTGGCACCTTCAGGTGTTTCAATAGGACAAATCCTCCCGTAGTGCGAAATGTGAACGTCTCTAACTTCAAAGCCTGCGCGTTTTCTGTTGAGCCCGCCCGGGCCGAGAGCTGAGAGCCTTCTTTCGTGCGTGAGCTGACTGAGGCAGTTTGTCTGGTCAACCACCTGACTCAGCTCGCCTCTGCCGAAGAAGGCGTCGATATGATTCGAAACGCTCTTGCTGTTTACAATATCCGAAATTTTCTTGATATCTTCGGCCTGCTTGCTGCTCATCCTGTCTGTAACAGTTCTGCGGAGCTTTAAGAGCCCCTTTCTGATCTCATCTGAGCCCAGCTCGCCCACAGTTCTAACGCGGCGATTACCGAGATGGTCGATATCATCAATCTCACCCTGATTTGCCCTGAGCCTGAGGATGTAGCTGACAACGTTAATATAGTCCTGCGGTCTGATGGTCTGATGTTCTTCAGAAACATCTGTCCCGAATTTCCTGTTCAGGCGGAAACGGCCAACCTTCCCGAGACGATACCTGCTCTTGTCGTAAAAACGTTCGTTGAACAGCTGCTCAGCCTTTTCAACGTTTGCAGGGTTCCCCGGACGCAGCTTTGAATATATCTTTATAAGGGCGTGTTCGTAGGTTTCGCAGTCATCCTCAGCGAGGGTGTTGAGGATAAGCATATCGTTGAGATTTTTCACAACCTCAATTTTGTCAATGCCGCTGCCCTGAATCTGGCCTACTCTCTCGCCTATCTGATGGCCGGAGTCAACAATGATTTCTCCGGTTTCGGTATCTACAACCTGCCCCACTGCCCACATTGTGGGCTCAAGTTTGGCAGGTGAAATTTCTTCTGTTTCGTAAAACTGCCTTATAACTGCGGCTGTAGTTCCGTATTCTGGAGCCATAGCGCGCAATAGCACAGTTGCCGGGAGCTTATTGGACTGATCAATCTTAACAATGAGCTGGTCTTTCTTGGTTACATTTACCTCAAGCCAGCTTCCCCTTTCGGGAATAATCCTGCCTCCGTGAAGAACCCTGTCTGCCTCTTTGCTTTCGATGCCGAAGTCAACGCCAGGGCCTCTGTGAAGCTGGTTTACGATAACCCTCTCAGCTCCGTTTACGATGAATGTACCGCCCCCGAGCATAACTGGCATCTCCCCGAGAAATACTGCCTGCTCGGTAACTTCATCAAGCTTTTTGTTTGTAAGCCGGAATGTAACACGGAGCGGATAGCCGTAGGTCAGCTTAAGCTCCTTGCATTCCAGAGGCGTGTACCTCGGTCTCTCCAGGGCGTAGTGCAGATATTCAAGGGTAAGGTCCTGCCCTTCTATCGGAAAAGACTCCCTGAAAACGGCTTCCAAGCCGAAATCTTCTCTCTCTGCAGGATTTTTGTCGAGCTGGAGGAATTTCCTGTAGCTCTCTCTCTGCACCATTGTTAAATCCGGTACAGGAATAGTTTTATTTATTTTCCCAAAATTTCGTACTGCTCTTGGCCCCATTCAAAATCTCCGCTTAAATATGATAATGCAAGCACGAGTCTGCCGGTGCTAAAGCCCGGCATATATAAACGCAATAAAGGTGTACGGGAAGGAGAGCATCTCTCCTACCCGACACCACTATAAATTCAAAGATATCAGGCCGCCTCGGCAGCCGTTGGAAAGTTTTTAGTCGAGCTTGATTGTAGCGCCTGCTTCTTCAAGCTGCTTTTTCATTTCTTCTGCCTCTTCTTTAGAAGCGCCTTCTTTTATCGGCTTAGGTGCATTATCAACCAGCTCTTTTGCTTCCTTCAGTCCGAGGCCTGTAATTCCGCGAACTTCCTTGATAACACCAATCTTCTTGTCGCCTGCAGCTTCGAGGATAACATCGAAAGAGGTCTTTTCCTCCTCTTCTTCGTCTCCGCCTTCGCCGCCTGCTGCAGGTCCTGCCATCATTACTGCGCCGCCGGCTGCAGGTTCGATTCCATACTCTTCCTTGAGGTAATCAGCAAGCTCTTTAGCCTGCATCAGAGTAAGGTTTACAATGCTGTCGCCGATCGATTTAATATCGTCGCTGAATGTTTTTGCTTCTTCGCTCATATTATTAATCTCCTTTTATTACCCGCTTATGCCGACTGCCGCAGCTACGCCGCCGCGTTTAACCCTTTCGGGACGACCGACAAATGCCGTAATAATTGAATAGATTGTCTTCTGTTTATTATCCTTTTGAAGGCAGACTAAGCAGCCTGCTCTTCCTTTTGCTCGATAAGAGTTTTCAGGCAGCCCGCAATATTTGATGCAGGACTTTCCACCGCACCTGCAACATTTGAAGCCGGTGTCTGAGAAATCTGCACAATCTGAGCCTGCAGCTCTGCACGGTTCGGCATCTTGGCAAGGTCGCTTACGCCTTCGGCGCCAACTACACTGCCTTCTACGAAAGCCCCTTTCAGATCCAGAACCTTCAGCTTCTTCTTGAGATCTACCATCTCTTTGGCAA
This window of the Sedimentisphaera salicampi genome carries:
- the rpoB gene encoding DNA-directed RNA polymerase subunit beta; amino-acid sequence: MGPRAVRNFGKINKTIPVPDLTMVQRESYRKFLQLDKNPAEREDFGLEAVFRESFPIEGQDLTLEYLHYALERPRYTPLECKELKLTYGYPLRVTFRLTNKKLDEVTEQAVFLGEMPVMLGGGTFIVNGAERVIVNQLHRGPGVDFGIESKEADRVLHGGRIIPERGSWLEVNVTKKDQLIVKIDQSNKLPATVLLRAMAPEYGTTAAVIRQFYETEEISPAKLEPTMWAVGQVVDTETGEIIVDSGHQIGERVGQIQGSGIDKIEVVKNLNDMLILNTLAEDDCETYEHALIKIYSKLRPGNPANVEKAEQLFNERFYDKSRYRLGKVGRFRLNRKFGTDVSEEHQTIRPQDYINVVSYILRLRANQGEIDDIDHLGNRRVRTVGELGSDEIRKGLLKLRRTVTDRMSSKQAEDIKKISDIVNSKSVSNHIDAFFGRGELSQVVDQTNCLSQLTHERRLSALGPGGLNRKRAGFEVRDVHISHYGRICPIETPEGANIGLISSLGVYSSLDEYGFLMTPYMKVKNRKLTGEVATMRADNEDDVVCAPPAALDLKDQKKLRSGPVLAREKGELTQIDSKEVEYLDVSSQQTVGISASLIPFLDHDDANRALMGSNMMRQAVPLLKTEAPFVGTGMEYEVPKNTPMVVKARRSGTVTAVDATKIVVDDRDEYHLRKYRGLNERTCLNQKPTVILGDKVEQGQIIADGGGTCNGTLSIGKNLLVAFMPFDGYNFEDAILISQKVVKEDTFTSVHIDEFEVEVRETKLGREEFTRDIPNVGEKMLRNLDARGVICEGTRVGPGDILVGKVSPKSKTELTPEEKLLHAIFGRAGEDVKNDSLVMPSGHEGVIIGTKHFRRYTATNEAEKKELNEKIEKLRKESLGKQIRLFRNMMETVYSELGEVDVIDPDTLQKAGVSKDDDVIAEQIESFSPSWLKQSNKKKKFQEIVDMYWPQIVEIGQELERVTEHMKRGDELPNGVLEKVKIYVAMKRPLSVGDKMAGRHGNKGIIARIMPEEDMPFLDDGTPVDILLNPLGVPSRMNVGQILETHLGWAAKVLGFDGITPVFDGATEEEIFELTMQANEHVKNVRDECEKTKTPPPKDQLLSVVPDTLKNQLYDGRTGEPFEQRGTVGYMYMLKLHHLVDDKLHARSTGPYSLITQQPLGGKARAGGQRFGEMEVWALEGYGAAYLLQEILTVKSDDIEGRSKIYESMVKGNNSLQAGTPVSFEVLCNEIKGLGLNMRLERTKKDNSPF
- the rplL gene encoding 50S ribosomal protein L7/L12, producing MSEEAKTFSDDIKSIGDSIVNLTLMQAKELADYLKEEYGIEPAAGGAVMMAGPAAGGEGGDEEEEEKTSFDVILEAAGDKKIGVIKEVRGITGLGLKEAKELVDNAPKPIKEGASKEEAEEMKKQLEEAGATIKLD